Genomic DNA from Lactuca sativa cultivar Salinas chromosome 8, Lsat_Salinas_v11, whole genome shotgun sequence:
AAGATGAATGTGTTTGTGATCCTTTTGGAATTTCTGGTCCTATTTTCTGGCTTTgtgataagaaaaataaaatatgttcTTTCTCTTGTACATTAAGGAATGCCATCAAGAcaatatggaatatatatatatatatatatatatatatatatatatatatatatatatatatatatatatatatatatatatatatatatatatatatatatatatatatatatatatatatatatatatatatatatatatatatatttgttactAATAAGCCCTTTCAAAATCATATTTTTACCCAAAACACCCTTCTTAATACGGATTTGCACATAAAATTGCCCCAATTgacatttatttttgaaaaatccaaaaaattgaattttatgcttttatatatttttttataaaatgaagccCAGTTATATTTAGTTCTAGATCCgccaatacatatatatatatatatatatatatatatatatatatataatataatataatataatataatataatataatatagtaTAGTATAGTATAGTATTGTATAGCATTCATGCCATGAAAGTTTATATTGTTTGTTTGTGTCTTTATGTAGCCTTTATTTTTCTAAGATACGGATAGGGACTCCCGGAAAGGACTATATGGTGCAGGTTGATACAGGGAGTGACCTTCTATGGGTAAATGGTGTTGGATGTCAAAAATGTCCTAGGAAAAGTGACCATGGAGTATGTTCTTTTTCTTACTTGGTGCTTTTATAAACTTTTAATTCCATGTACTTTAAAGCATGAGTTTAGTTACTTAATTTACATTCAGTTCATTCTtttgatctttgttttctttgtttCCGAAGTAACATCTTGTACCATTACTATTCCTAGGCATCACGTCCATTGTATGATCCAAAGGCTTCCACAACTGCAAAAATTGTTAGTTGTGATCAAGGAATTTGCAGTTCCATACTGAAGGGTGCCACTGGTAACTGTAAGGTCGGAACCCGCTGTTCTTATTCTGTTAATTATGGTGATGGAAGCTCAGCGACAGGATATTTTGTGAGAGATATTGTACAACTTGATCGAGTTTCTGGAGACCTTCAAACAACATCTATGAATGGGAGTATAGCATTCGGGTGGGTCTACACTTCCCATATGTAGTAGTGTGTTTCTACGAAGTTTGAAGATTAGAACTGCTTAGCTTATGTTTATTATTAGCATATGATCTTACCGATTGCCATTTGTTCCATTATCCATGCATGATAGGTATGGATCTCAACAATCTGGAGAGTTGGGTTCATCAGAACAACCACTAGACGGAATGCTTGGTTTTGGGCAGGCAGATTCTTCTATGCTTTCACAGCTTGCATCTGCCAAAAAGGTTAAAAAGATTTTTTCACATTGCCTAGATGGCTCTAAAGGAGGCGGCATATTTACTATCGGAGAAGTGGTATATCCCAAAGTCAAGACAACATCAATGAGTCACACGTAAGTTGTCCTTTTAAGATACAATAATTCTCATTCAAATTCTTGTAAGGCCTTTATTATACTAGCGTTCCCTTTAATTTcttccatcatatatatatatatatatatatatatatatatatatatatatatatatatagagagagagagagagagagagagagagaggttttgaattttctttctTATGTATTCATTTTGAACAAGCTACCTTAGAAATATACgtacaacaacaaaaaaaaattagctACTAATAGAATTATCTATGAGAGcataattaattggaattaatgaACTTTCCCTTGGTGGTAACTAACTCCAATAACTTTGGTAGTGCACGTGACAAACATGTGATGATTTAGCTTGGCTAACACCCCTTATTAACGATCGTTGCAACATGTGATAAACGAATAAAACCAATTTGAACTTCTTTTCGCACCAAATGACAGTCAAGCTCCATATACTTCTATTTGCTTGGCCTCTCATGAAAGAGAGGTTTAGAGAGGATGTATATTGTTGCCATATTATCACACTTTAAGGGAATATGAGTGATGTCTGAAACACACTCGTCTCACAGATCAATATTCCGCCTCAACAAGGATTATAACTTGGTTTTTGACTTCCAAAAGATGGGTGTGCCTCCAACGATTATATAGTGACCACTAACACATCTTCGTGTGATAGGGTAGGAGGCCCAATCTTAGCTTGAAGTGAGGTTTGTCATTGTAATAAAGAGCTTGATAAGTTGATCCTTTATAATATTGAAGAACATGTAATGCATCTTTATAGACAACTTGAGATGGATTCTTTTTGAACCGACTCAAATACTGCTTTTAGAAGAAAAAGTCAAGTCAAGTGTGCAATAAAAAGTTGAGTTTGCTAATAGGTTTTTTTTAAATGGTAACACCTAGGATATGATCATTCATAATTTGAAGAAGTTTAACTTGAGAAGTAAGATGAGTTGTAACTCATGAGGAATCAGTCATATTATAGGCTAATAGCAACTCCTTAATGAACTTGTTTGTATGAATAACCTTGCCTTTAATTTTGTTAAACTCAATGCCAAGAAAGAAATGTAGTAAACCCAATATTTGATTTTAAATTGGTTGCTCAAAAAGGTTTTAAGACTTTTGATTTCATCAAAGTCATTTCGAGTGACACAAATATCATCCACATAAATGGCTACAATGATTGTTGAACGTGTTGTCTGTTAATAGAAAGAGAATGGCCATTTGGCCAAAGAGAATAAAATTGAAATTGCAGGAATGCAAAACGTTTGGCCTACACACTGTCCGAAGTCGATAAAAAAGAGATAAAGATGAGGCTTATGGCCCAATGGAATTTGCATGTAAACCTCCTTACGCAAGCCACCATGTAGGAACATGTTATTAACATCAAATTGATGTGTATCACGCTTGAGTTAACAACAAGAGCAACAATGTTATGACCAATTATGAATTTTCCACTATTGAGAATGTTTCATGGCAGTCTATACTTTCTCTTTGTGTAAATCCCTTAGCAATGAGACTAGCTTTATAATCCACAACATAACCATGTACATGGGagttcattttataaactgatcCGTATACAGATGGTTTTTTTCTTATAGGAAGTTTGATGATATATCATGTACCATTGGCATTCAGGTCAATTTTCATGGTAGATTCCCTTTCAAAAATACCTTTATCTTATGATAAAAGGACGGATCATAGTGATTAGCTTCCACATGAAAAAGAATAATGTATTGACAATAGAATTATAATATTATGGACCAATAAACAAAATTTCTATGGTGTGATTACACAATTGGCTATCATTAGATGAGACAATCATGTTGCATACATAGTTTTGCAAACAAGTTGGTTGATAAAGAATTCTTGTACTTTATCATAATTCTTCTTGTGTAAAATTTTGGTATCAGTAGGAGGAACAACAATCATATTAGATTTCTTGCATGCAATATCAATATTATCCAAGAATTTGATTTCTTGTGAGATAAGAAGTTTTTTTGTAACTAGATTTAGAACTTTATAAGATTTGTTGACCAAAGCGTAGCTAATAAAAATGAAAGGATGAGATATAGGCATGAACTTATCACTTTCCATTAGGACAGAACAAATAAAGCAAAGACAACCAAATGCTTTAAGTGAActcaattctatttttttttgtttacaaaGCCTCAAATAAAGAGCGGTTTGCAAGAATCTTTGAAAGGGTTAACAAATGCTCTAAAATATTCTCCCTAATAAGCTTCACCAATAATCCATTGAAAAGTATAAGGCTCTAGCAACCTCCAAAATGTGCCTATTTTTGAGTTCAACAAGGgaattttgttgaggggtgtaagaTGTTGATCATTAGTAAAGTATACCATTCTTTTGTATAAAAGTAACTCTATCAATACTTTAATCAAGCTCTTTAGCATTATTAGTTCTTACGCATTTGATAGTTACTTGAAATTGGGTTTTCACGAGTGAAGTGAGGCTTCaataaataaaaattcataactcttatCATTCAAAATATCAATCCATGTGTGTCTTTTAAATTCATAAATGATTGTTATGAAATATTTATAACCATCATGAGTAGGATGTTTGTGTGGTCTCTAAATACAGATGTAGACAAGATCAAATGAGCTTTGGAGACAGAATTACTATATGAAaagaaaaaatgttattttttagcTTGATCACAAGTTAAGAATGCATCAATATCATGATTATGATAACTCAAAGGAAGTTGGAATAGATGGTATCTTGAGAGATGTGGTTAAATCATATAAGGGAACATAATGTTTGAACTAGAAATGAGTACATGAGATGATGGAAAGGAAGTAAATGTAGAAAAACTATTTGAAAGACATTGTTTAAAGATCAATGTACTGAAATAGGTACAAATCATTTATTCTTTTACCAAGGATACCAAATGTTACACTATGTTTCAACGATGTGTCCTACATGAGGTATTTCTCAAAGGTGAACAAGACAAATAGTTGTAACTTAGATTTGAAGTTGGTGATAAAGAGAAGATTGTACTTGAAAGATGAAACATATAAAACATCAAGCAAGATGATTGAATCATGTATTTGAACATCACCACAATGTAAAATGAACAAGTTATGACCATTATGAAGCCTAATTGATTGTTTGTGAATTTAGTCATAGAATGGAAAGGACATTTGTTAGAACACATATGGTCAATCACTTTACTGTCCGAATGTCCATGATAAAGGATAAGTGTGGTTGAAGAAATGCAGAATACTTATGAACattagcaacaaagtataaaaaagGAAGTAACATCAAAGTGCAGTGGAGCTTCAAGGGTGGAAGAGTAAGCATGGCTATGAGAAAATGACGACTGAAATTTGGTGTGATTGAGTAGTTGAAGAAGATGTTGATATTGTTCTTGGGAGTTGTTTGATGATGACTCAGTGGTTACAATCTAAACATCATACTTAGGTTCCTCTCTCTTTTGATTTAGTGAATTCGAATTTGGATGGAAAACTAATTAAGCAATGAAATTGTGATTTAGAATGACACGATTTCTTAGTAATACTGAATTCCATTGACTTCTTTGAGTAATTTAAATGTTTGATCATTTAAAACATTCATATCAATTACATCATGATTGAAAATGTAATTTGGATAATGCGAAGTTTATCCCAATTATTCTTCAATTTGATGTAGTAAGTGTATAATTCATTAGATCCTTTCAATAAAGAGTATAATTGTTGTTAGATCTGATAAATGAGAGATCCATTAGATTGTTCATATCGATGATTAAGTTTTTCTAGATGTCATGAGCAGTTCGAAGGAAGAGAACACTTTCATCAATGTGATGACGAAGAGAATTTTGTAACCAACTAATTACCATAGAATTGAATATGTACCAACTTGCATTACACAGCGAATCGATTGGTGGCTTAGAAATGGTTCCATCAACGAATGCAAGCTCATTTTTCATAAATAGAACGATAATCATTAATCGTTTCCAAGTTGAGAATCAAATTCCAGTGAAAACATTATAAATGAGAAATATGTTAGGATTATCATATTATACAAGGTAGAAAGCGTTTGAAAGATCAGCAATATTGGATATAATGGAATTGGTATATGATTTAAACATTAAATCAAATCGAGATGTAATATGAATGGATTGAAGTAAAATTGAATCAAATGAAGAAGAGAttgaattgaaaatgaaaaaaaaaatcaaaatgatgTGGAAGAACAGATGAGAAAGCTAATACGATGTTGAAATCAAGAACACgagaaagatatatatatatatatatatatatatatatatatatatatatatatatatatatatatatatatatatatatatatatatatataaataaagagatttgAATTTCCTATCTTCTATATTGATTATGAACATGTTACCAAAATACATGTATATGTAAGAATTAATAGAAGAAATCAGCTACTAAAAAAATTACATAACTGAACATAATTGAAATTAACAGGCTACCCTTTGTGGTGGCTAACTCTAACAACTTTGGTAGTGTACATGAAAAACCTTAGCTAACATGTCCTaccttgaaatatatgtttcttaTGATTTATCTGCATCACAGGGAGCATTATAATGTTGAATTAAAAGAAATTCAGGTAGGTGATGATGTTTTACAACTTCCAAAAGATTTTTTTGGCGTTGGAACCAATCAAGGAACAATTATTGATAGTGGTACAACCTTAGCTTATTTACCTGATTTGGCTTACAAGCAATTGATAAAGAAGGTATATGTGATCTTTTCCATGTTTGCATTAATATTTGTGTTATTCATGTGTAATTCCCTTGGTTAACTTACACTTCTAATTTTCTTAATATAATTCTCATGGTTGATGTATTTACCTAGATAAATGCTGCACAACCTAATTTAAAGAGTCACATTGTTGATCAACAGTTCACATGCTACAAATACTCTGGAAAGTAAGTGTTTGTTGAAGATCTAACTATAAATATAGTTGAATCTCATCTTTATATGATTAAGTTTTTCAAATATTGAAACTTTTATTTGTATCTTTGTATTTTTCCTATGATTATATAGTGTTGAGAAGGGTTTTCCAGTTGTCACTTTTCACTTCAAAAATTCATTATCTATGAAAGTTTATCCCCATCAATACCTATTTGAAGTTGAGGTATTTAATCACCCTTCCATATGTATGGTCGTTGAATGCTTAAGGCATTTTATTACTTTATTTACGAAAACATTGCATCAGGATCAAGAATGGTGTATCGGTTTTCAAGATAGCAATTTGCAAACGAAGGATGGGAAAGAGATAACTTTGTTAGGAGGTCAGCCACAATTCATAGTTTTTATTTCTTCCAATATCTCGACtaattatattttttaagttGGTACCAAAAAAATTTATGataatttataaatatttattacaTAAAAGGTGATTAAACGTAAATTTTATATGTAGATGTTGTATTGACTGATAAGTTGGTAACATACGATGTGGAAAAGAAGACCATTGGATGGATTGAGCATAAGTGTAAGCATAGATCACATATCAATTTATTTTACTTCTTTCAACTATGAAATCGTGTCCATTTTGTATCGTTTCTTTTTGTAGCATGAACCTTTATAATCCCTCGTGAACTTATACTAAAAAAATTATGTCCATTATATCTAATTCTATGTAAATTAGCATATAAACTGACCTTTCACACAGTAACACTGATCGAATCTTTATATACCGAAATAAGATAAGATTTATGATTCACTAGTTTTGGTTTTTTCTTAGGCTCTTCAACCATTAAAGTGAAAGATGAGGAATCTAGGAAAGTGTATACTGTGCGAGGCGATAAACTTTCTCATTCAAGTCGTGTCCATACCTCAAGTGGAATTTCTATAGCTTGCTTCTTTTTT
This window encodes:
- the LOC111920984 gene encoding aspartic proteinase 39, with the translated sequence MELNKGEFIVLAIGFVLLQLCLLGSANVVFQVQHKFAGNKKLLTEFKAHDSQRHRRILSAVHLPIGGDSNPTSAALYFSKIRIGTPGKDYMVQVDTGSDLLWVNGVGCQKCPRKSDHGASRPLYDPKASTTAKIVSCDQGICSSILKGATGNCKVGTRCSYSVNYGDGSSATGYFVRDIVQLDRVSGDLQTTSMNGSIAFGYGSQQSGELGSSEQPLDGMLGFGQADSSMLSQLASAKKVKKIFSHCLDGSKGGGIFTIGEVVYPKVKTTSMSHTEHYNVELKEIQVGDDVLQLPKDFFGVGTNQGTIIDSGTTLAYLPDLAYKQLIKKINAAQPNLKSHIVDQQFTCYKYSGNVEKGFPVVTFHFKNSLSMKVYPHQYLFEVEDQEWCIGFQDSNLQTKDGKEITLLGDVVLTDKLVTYDVEKKTIGWIEHKCSSTIKVKDEESRKVYTVRGDKLSHSSRVHTSSGISIACFFFVMSITFNNPRLN